One genomic window of Xiphophorus hellerii strain 12219 unplaced genomic scaffold, Xiphophorus_hellerii-4.1 PGA_scaffold_72__1_contigs__length_338794, whole genome shotgun sequence includes the following:
- the LOC116716584 gene encoding LOW QUALITY PROTEIN: von Willebrand factor A domain-containing protein 5B2-like (The sequence of the model RefSeq protein was modified relative to this genomic sequence to represent the inferred CDS: inserted 4 bases in 3 codons), with product FNPEYTQEQYVLTHCSLSSERSLQTQSXIHIHASSSDSAGGGFLSDTHSSGPVLETGSLPQGLERMAPPEPSSLSRWADPAWQQNLSADTPDNVAKKNGHLDGGDESRRXQKALARSTMAARSFSSPQGELEMHRLRRALERVSFDQTLGGRLDESEGETRPSSRGTVSHRSLSDSNGLLFPASPLDWDSLTDPEYLFTAAQPEDPPSGQCRSIIHGLLSGKPVSWEVTVDMGHLWPPEDQDTTGVNECRIGXDDVGKPWEEIIHHLTARSVIRDFEKLAEKESETGHGSGKRYRMKAIQTSKHCNIICMYTAFTITNGSTSKGLTESTDVRNTGIHMGNRQTSQPGGRRQGVYSAGLGRRRISGESEEAEDTWNFTDAGGFCSMATVTTGMSCNRSQRSIESKSMESFFSTRFQLGRLRSSISSGKQVPLKSHCLSAETDKQPESETPDYQPLVHLQLASGAFLLTVMYSECVQIPLDRLKRASPYSLHRRSLSPAFRCTSPSAPSLSTSAKPPGAPTIHHVTFSPSSCSLAKPGAPPFHHTPVDNPLILESRLLRKHLSDRDPVTSPPDLPSSEEGSLELSTGPSHSQSLGQADSGRGSETDIYEGTSAELADLLGSSQLAQEDLEGSTWATAVALAWLEHRCAGYFMEWELVAAKADFWLRCQKLPEGVDLAGLRGAARQLFLLLRHWDENIKFNMLCYNPNNM from the exons tttaacccggagtacactcAGGAGCAGTACGTTCTCACTCACTGCTCCCTGAGCAGCGAGCGAAGTCTTCAGACACAGT CCATACACATTCATGCCTCAAGCTCTGACTCTGCAGGTGGGGGCTTTCTTTCTGATACCCATTCCTCTGGTCCAGTATTGGAAACAGGGTCTTTACCACAAGGCCTTGAGAGGATGGCTCCTCCAGAGCCATCATCCTTATCTCGCTGGGCGGACCCAGCATGGCAACAAAACCTTTCAGCGGACACTCCTGACAATGTTGCTAAAAAA AATGGGCATCTGGATGGAGGCGACGAGTCTCGAAG ACAGAAAGCATTAGCTCGTTCTACAATGGCAGCAAGGAGTTTTTCATCACCACAGGGTGAACTGGAAATGCATCGCCTCCGGAGAGCTCTTGAGAGGGTCTCCTTTGACCAGACTCTTGGAGGACGATTGGATGAAAGTGAGGGAGAAACAAGGCCTTCATCAAGAGGGACAGTTTCCCACAGAAGCCTGTCTGACTCCA ACGGACTCCTGTTTCCTGCTTCGCCCCTGGACTGGGACAGCCTCACTGACCCAGAGTATCTATTTACTGCTGCTCAGCCTGAAGATCCTCCCTCAGGTCAGTGTCGCTCCATCATTCATGGTCTGCTGAGTGGCAAACCTGTGTCCTGGGAGGTTACTGTGGACATGGGACATCTCTGGCCACCGGAAGACCAGGACACCACTGGAGTCAATGAATGTAGAATTG GGGACGATGTAGGAAAGCCATGGGAGGAGATCATTCACCACCTGACGGCTCGCTCAGTAATAAGGGACTTTGAAAAGCTGGCAGAAAAAGAGAGTGAAACTGGACATG GGTCAGGTAAACGGTATCGCATGAAGGCTATTCAGACAAGCAAGCACTGTAACATCATATGCATGTACACAGCCTTCACCATTACCAATGGCAGCACAAGCAAAGGCTTGACTGAGAGCACAGACGTCCGAAACACAG GAATTCATATGGGGAACAGGCAAACTTCTCAGCCTGGAGGTCGCAGGCAGGGGGTTTATTCTGCCGGTCTGGGAAGACGGCGGATCAGCGGCGAAAGTGAAGAGGCTGAAGACACCTGGAACTTTACAG ACGCAGGTGGATTCTGTTCCATGGCTACTGTAACAACAGGGATGTCGTGCAATCGTTCACAGCGCTCTATAGAGAGCAAGTCAATGGAGAGCTTCTTTAGTACCAG GTTCCAGCTGGGTCGACTCAGGTCCTCTATTTCATCCGGAAAACAGGTTCCCCTCAAATCTCACTGTCTATCAGCAGAGACCGACAAACAGCCAGAGAGTGAAACTCCAGACTACCAGCCCCTG GTGCATTTACAACTTGCATCAGGGGCTTTTCTCCTGACGGTGATGTACTCAGAGTGTGTCCAAATCCCCCTGGACCGCCTTAAGAGAGCATCACCTTACAGCCTTCACCGACGTAGCCTCAGCCCAGCTTTTCGCTGCACTTCTCCCAGCGCTCCCTCTTTGTCCACCTCTGCCAAGCCCCCAGGTGCTCCCACGATTCACCATGTCACCTTTTCTCCTTCCTCGTGCTCTCTGGCCAAACCGGGTGCTCCTCCCTTCCACCACACTCCAGTGGACAACCCTTTGATTTTGGAGTCGAGGCTTCTGCGAAAACATTTGTCGGACCGAGACCCTGTCACCTCTCCCCCTGATCTCCCGAGCTCTGAGGAGGGATCCTTGGAGCTGTCTACTGGTCCCTCTCACAGTCAAAGCCTTGGACAAGCAGACAGCGGCCGTGGTTCAGAGACTGATATATACGAGGGGACTTCAGCAGAGCTAGCAGACCTCCTGGGTAGCAGCCAGTTGGCTCAGGAAGATCTAGAAGGTTCCACCTGGGCCACCGCTGTAGCTCTGGCGTGGCTGGAGCACCGGTGTGCTGGCTACTTCATGGAGTGGGAGCTGGTGGCAGCAAAAGCAGATTTCTGGTTGCGCTGTCAGAAACTGCCAGAGGGAGTGGACCTTGCAGGGCTAAGAGGAGCAGCCAGacagctgtttctgctgctgcgcCACTGGGATGAAAACATCAAGTTCAACATGCTGTGTTATAACCCCAATAATATGTGA